In one Thunnus maccoyii chromosome 12, fThuMac1.1, whole genome shotgun sequence genomic region, the following are encoded:
- the LOC121908828 gene encoding tripartite motif-containing protein 16-like — MRPQSEICCHLLDITEVKLRQSLPLRAEMAQKGDQLDQETISFSAAAERAEKWRELEVSRQHIQQRIQDREKDVKLLQQEVEAVSRSADKAVEDSEKIFTELIRLIQKRSSDVKQQIRSQQETEVSRVKELQEKLDQEITELKRKDAELKQLSHTEDHNQFLHNYPSLSQLSEPADSSSINIHPLRYFEDVTAAVSELRDQLRDILREKWTNISLTVTEVDVLLSEPEPKTRGEFLKYSREITLDPNTANTWLLLSEGNRKAELMRQQQSYSSHPDRFANWRQVLSRESLTGRCYWEVEWRGEAVRVAVAYKDI; from the exons ATGAGGCCACAGTCAGAGatctgctgccacctgctggacaTCAct gaagtgaaactcagacagtcgttgccactgagagctgaaatggcgCAGAAAGGAGATCAGCTGGACCAAGAAACCATCTCtt tctcagctgcagcagaaagggcTGAGAAGTggagagagctcgaggtgagtcgacaacacatccagcagagaatccaggacagagagaaagatgtgaagctgcttcaacaggaggtggaggccgtcagtcgctctgctgataaagcagtggaggacagtgagaagatcttcactgagctgatccgtctcatccagaaaagaagctctgatgtgaagcagcagatcagatcccagcaggaaactgaagtgagtcgagttaaagagcttcaggagaagctggatcaggagatcactgagctgaagaggaaagacgctgaactgaagcagctctcacacacagaggatcacaaccagtttctacacaactacccctcactgtcacaactcagtgaacctgcagactcatccagcatcaacaTCCatcctctgagatactttgaggatgtgacagcagctgtgtcagagctcagagatcaactacgggacatcctgagggagaaatggacaaacatctcactgacagtgactgaagtggacgttttactgtcagaaccagaacccaagaccagaggtgagttcttaaaatattcacgtgaaatcactctggatccaaacacagcaaacacatggctgttattatctgaggggaacagaaaagcagaactAATGAGACAACAACAGtcttattctagtcacccagacagattcgCTAATTGGcgtcaggtcctgagtagagagagtctgactggacgttgttactgggaggtggagtggagaggggaAGCAGTTCgtgtagcagtcgcatacaaagatatc